The DNA sequence CGATAACGAACTCAGGTCGGATGCCCCGGTTGGGAGACGGCCGCAGGATTTCGCCCACTTTGCCCGGGGGTGCGACCTGTTGATTCACGACGCCCAATATCTTCCGGAAGAGATTGCCGACCGCCGAGGTTGGGGCCATTCCACCTATGTGGAGGCTGTGGAGTTGGCTTTGCAGGCCGGAACCCGGCGTCTGCTCCTCTTTCACCATGATCCCGCTCGAACCGACCACCAGATGCGGGAGATTGAGGCCAAGGCCAGAGAATTGGTAAAAGCTAACGGGGCCGATCTCGACGTCGCCGCAGCTCGGGAAGGCGAGGTCATATATGTTTGATCAACCTTTGGATAGTTTTTATAATATTGTTCTGATCGGCTTCCGGGCGGCGGGTAAGACCACCGTTGGCCGCAGGCTGGCGGAACTATTGAACCGACCGTTTTATGATCTGGACCAGGTTCTGGAGCAGGAGGCCGGTGAGACCATCGCCCGCCTCGTTGCCCAAGAAGGCTGGCCTGCCTTCCGCCGTCGGGAAAAGGCCCTGGTAGAGCGCTTTGCCTCTCAAAAAGGATTAGTCCTGGCCACAGGGGGCGGAGTCATCCTGGACCCGGAAAACACCACCCGACTGAAGGCCTCCGGCCGGCTTGTTTGGCTTAAAACAGCCCCGGAGACTATCAGGGCACGACTGCGCCGCAGTCAGCCGGAGCACGCGGCCCGTCCCGGTCTGACCGATAAAGGCACCCTGAATGAAATTGACGAGGTGCTGGTCAGTCGGACGCCCTTGTATCAGGCTGCAGCCGAGGCCATCATAGAGACCGATGCACTTACTGCGGATGAGATAACGCAACGCCTTTTGATCTTAATAAAGTCTTGGGAGCAATCAAAGCCTTGAGCGGCAATACCTTTGGCAGAATTTTTCGGGTCACTACGTGGGGAGAGTCGCATGGCCCGGCCCTGGGAGCGGTGATCGACGGCTGTCCGCCGCGGCTGCCCCTGACCACAGCCGATATTGCCGTCGAGTTGGCCAAACGCCGGCCTGGCGGGGGACTGGCCAGCACCACGCGCCGGGAGCCGGATGCGGTGGAAATCTTATCGGGCGTCTTTGCCGACCAGACTACCGGCACGCCCATCAGCCTTATTATTTATAATAAAGATGCCAAAATTGAGGCCTATGAGCCCCTGAAAGAGATCTTCCGTCCCGGTCACGGTGATTTTACCTATCAGGCGAAGTACGGCATCAGGGATTATCGGGGCGGCGGTCGGTCTTCGGCGCGAGAGACTGCCGCCCGAGTAGCCGCCGGCGCCGTGGCCCAAAAAGTTCTGGATACCGGTGGCATCAGGGTGTTGGCCTACACCCTTGAGTTGGGAGGAGTGCGGGCTCAAACGTTTGATTGGACCGAAATAGACCAAAATCAATTTTATTGTCCGGATTCCGAAGCGGCTGCCTCCATGGCGGCAAGGGTGCAGGATATCAAAAAACAGGGAGATTCATTGGGAGGGATTGTGGAAGTGAGAGTACAGGGGTGTCCGGCAGGATTAGGAGAACCGGTGTTTGACAAATTAGATGCGGTACTGGCCCAGGCGGTCATGTCTATCGGAGCCGTCAAGGGCGTAGAGATTGGCGCCGGGTTTGCCGCCGCCCGCCTGACCGGCTCGGAACATAACGACCCTCTGACTCCTAAAGGTTTTGTCAGCAACAACGCCGGGGGTATCCTGGCAGGCATCAGCAATGGCGATGAGATTATTGTCCGGGCGGCAGTGAAACCCATTCCCTCCATTGCCAAGCTACAGCAGACTATTGATCAACACGGCCAACCGCAGACCATCAGCATCGCCGGCCGCCATGACATCAGCGCCATCCCCCGCATCACGCCCGTCATCGCCGCCATGGTGAAATTGACCCTGGCAGACTTCCTCCTGCGGCAGAAAGCGGTCACATGCAGCCGGTAATCGGCATCATCGGCGGCCTGGGGCAGATGGGCCGATGGTTCCGGCGTTTTTTTGAGAGCCAGGGGCTGACGGTACTCATCGGTGAACCGGGGATAAACCCTACCTGCGCCGAGGTGGCTGCTCAGGTAGATATCGTAGTCATTTCCGTCCCGTTGCACCTGACCGAAGCCGTTATCCGGGAACTCGCCCCCCATATCCGGCCGGAGGCTCTGCTGACTGATCTGACCTCCCTGAAACAGGGACCGATGGCAGCCATGCTGGACCATTTTGCCGGAGAAGTGGTAGGAACTCACCCCCTCTTCGGCCCGGGGGAAAAATCCCTCGAGGGGCAGACCATTGTTGTCTGTCCCGGAAGGGGGGACCGATGGGTACCCTGGCTGGAAGATCTCTACCGGCAGGCCGGGGCCCGTCTGGAGGTCTCCACCCCGGAAGAACACGACCGCACCATGTCCTTGGTGCAGGGTCTGACCCATTTCACTCTCATCACCCTCGGGACTACCTTTCGGAAATTAAACGCTGATATCGATCGCATGGAACTGCTGGCCACGCCCACCTTCCGGGCGGTGTATGACCAGGTGTATCATCTGGTCAACCAAAATTTTCCGCTGTATGCCTATATTCAGCTCATGAATCGACAGAATGAGGCCACTCATGCGGCCTTTGAAGAGGCGGTGCGGCAGTTGCGGCAGATTGTCCTGGCCAGGGACGCCGACGCCCTGGTTCAGGTGCTGGAGGAAAATCAGCGTTACTTTGAAAAGTGGAAACAACCCTCATCGTAGGGGCTGATCACCATATTGCCTGATTATCAGTGTTGCCCTGAAATACCTTGACCGCCTGGGCAAACCTCTACACCCGCATGTTTTCCGAGGATTATAATGCTAGACCTAAAATTCATCCGCACCCACCTGGGAGAAGTCAAACAGGCTTTGATTCACCGGGGACAGGAATTTCTGCTGGAAGATTTTGAAGCCCTGGATGAGATACGGCGGCTGCTGCTGGGCCAGGTGGAAGACCGGCGCCGGGAGCGCAACGCCCTTTCAGAAGAAGTCGGCCGATTGAAGAAGGCCAAACAAGACGCTGCCGCCTTGATGGAGCGGGTACGGGAGATCAATCAGGAGATCAAGGACCTGGAACTCGACCTGCGGGATAAGGAATCGGCCGTACAGGATTTTCTGCTGAACCTGCCCAATCTGCCCCATTCCTCGGTTCCGGTAGGGTCCACGAGTGACGACAATCCGGTAGTGAAACGCTGGGGGGAACCGCCGGTCTTTGGTTTTCCGGCCCGGCCGCATTGGGAGATAGGAGAATATCTGGGCATTTTAGATTTTGAAACCGCAGCCAAGATCACCGGAGCCCGTTTCGCCCTCCTGAAAGGCCCGGCTTCACGCCTGGAGCGGGCTCTGATCAATTTCATGCTCGACCTGCATACCCAAAAACATGGCTATCTGGAGGTCTGGCCGCCATTTATTATCAACCGGGCCAGCGCCCAGGGGACGGGGCAGTTGCCGAAATTTAAAGAAGATCTCTTTAAACTTGAGGACTGGGATTACTATCTGACACCCACTGCCGAAGTACCGGTGACCAATATCCATCGCGACGAAATCTTGGCGGAAGAAGCTCTTCCCATTTCTTATACCGCCTATACCCCTTGTTTCCGTTCTGAAGCCGGTTCTCACGGTAAGGACGTCAGGGGATTGATTCGCCAGCACCAGTTCGACAAGGTGGAGTTGGTGAAATTTACCGCTCCCGAGTCTTCGTATGAGGCACTGGAAAAGCTCTTGTCTGACGCCGAGGAGGTGCTGCAAGAGTTGGAACTGCCCTATCAGGTGGTGGTCCTGTGCACCGGCGATATGGGCTTCGCCGCCGCCAAGACCTATGATATCGAGGTCTGGCTGCCAGGACAGGGATTGTATCGGGAAATTTCCTCCTGCAGCAATTTCGAGGCCTTCCAGGCCAGGCGGGCTAATATCCGTTTCCGCCGCCGGGGCGCCAAAGGCACGGACCTGGTACACACCCTGAACGGCTCGGGCCTGGCAGTGGGCCGCACCTTGGTGGCTATCCTGGAAAATTATCAGCAAGCGGACGGCAGTGTGGTCATACCTCACAAGCTGCGCCCTTATATGGGGGGTATGGAGGTTATTCGCAGCTCTTAAAGACGGCGGGCGCGGCCCGCCCTATGAGTAAATTGCCAATAAATTATCGATAATGGGATAAGGCAGCCCATGACCGCCGCTTACGATTTTAATCCTCCGATCCCAATCCGCGGCGGAGAAGACTTGGATTCCTGACCTACCTTCCCTTCACCTTCTCGTTGGGTTTAAACGGTCCGCCGGTTACGATCGTGGCCGCGGCGCCGTTGTTGCCCAGGACATCCGTCACCTTGAGCTCGCCCTGAATGATATCGGCAGTGTAACCAAGGCTCGCCTGGGTCTGGGGATTGATGATCTCCTTGCCTGGCTGGACCACGGCCAACAAACTCCCCGGTTTCAAACCGGAGTTGTTGCCGACGTTTAAAAAGACCTTGCCCTCTTTCATGAACTCTATCCGGCCGAACCAATCCAGCCCTCGAATCTGATCCGCCAGCAGCCCGGCATCCTTGCGCACCGCGGTATAGGCGGCATCGATAGTGAGGGCGCCAGGAGGGGATGCCTCGGGGAGGGCCTTGACTTGCGAGCCCAGAAAAGTTTCATAGACTTCCATGACTAGATAGCCGGAGCTGTCCCGGGTACCGGGCGGGATGACCTG is a window from the Desulfobacca acetoxidans DSM 11109 genome containing:
- a CDS encoding shikimate kinase, which encodes MFDQPLDSFYNIVLIGFRAAGKTTVGRRLAELLNRPFYDLDQVLEQEAGETIARLVAQEGWPAFRRREKALVERFASQKGLVLATGGGVILDPENTTRLKASGRLVWLKTAPETIRARLRRSQPEHAARPGLTDKGTLNEIDEVLVSRTPLYQAAAEAIIETDALTADEITQRLLILIKSWEQSKP
- the aroC gene encoding chorismate synthase, with translation MSGNTFGRIFRVTTWGESHGPALGAVIDGCPPRLPLTTADIAVELAKRRPGGGLASTTRREPDAVEILSGVFADQTTGTPISLIIYNKDAKIEAYEPLKEIFRPGHGDFTYQAKYGIRDYRGGGRSSARETAARVAAGAVAQKVLDTGGIRVLAYTLELGGVRAQTFDWTEIDQNQFYCPDSEAAASMAARVQDIKKQGDSLGGIVEVRVQGCPAGLGEPVFDKLDAVLAQAVMSIGAVKGVEIGAGFAAARLTGSEHNDPLTPKGFVSNNAGGILAGISNGDEIIVRAAVKPIPSIAKLQQTIDQHGQPQTISIAGRHDISAIPRITPVIAAMVKLTLADFLLRQKAVTCSR
- a CDS encoding prephenate dehydrogenase/arogenate dehydrogenase family protein, with the protein product MQPVIGIIGGLGQMGRWFRRFFESQGLTVLIGEPGINPTCAEVAAQVDIVVISVPLHLTEAVIRELAPHIRPEALLTDLTSLKQGPMAAMLDHFAGEVVGTHPLFGPGEKSLEGQTIVVCPGRGDRWVPWLEDLYRQAGARLEVSTPEEHDRTMSLVQGLTHFTLITLGTTFRKLNADIDRMELLATPTFRAVYDQVYHLVNQNFPLYAYIQLMNRQNEATHAAFEEAVRQLRQIVLARDADALVQVLEENQRYFEKWKQPSS
- the serS gene encoding serine--tRNA ligase; protein product: MLDLKFIRTHLGEVKQALIHRGQEFLLEDFEALDEIRRLLLGQVEDRRRERNALSEEVGRLKKAKQDAAALMERVREINQEIKDLELDLRDKESAVQDFLLNLPNLPHSSVPVGSTSDDNPVVKRWGEPPVFGFPARPHWEIGEYLGILDFETAAKITGARFALLKGPASRLERALINFMLDLHTQKHGYLEVWPPFIINRASAQGTGQLPKFKEDLFKLEDWDYYLTPTAEVPVTNIHRDEILAEEALPISYTAYTPCFRSEAGSHGKDVRGLIRQHQFDKVELVKFTAPESSYEALEKLLSDAEEVLQELELPYQVVVLCTGDMGFAAAKTYDIEVWLPGQGLYREISSCSNFEAFQARRANIRFRRRGAKGTDLVHTLNGSGLAVGRTLVAILENYQQADGSVVIPHKLRPYMGGMEVIRSS